A DNA window from Cervus canadensis isolate Bull #8, Minnesota chromosome 30, ASM1932006v1, whole genome shotgun sequence contains the following coding sequences:
- the LOC122431789 gene encoding endogenous retrovirus group PABLB member 1 Env polyprotein-like, with the protein MSVNAYLYYKNRSVSSPNDFNRFEGDYYQVWDEYFWMTPEKGQLLTPADICWEQKTHVPTFGGREFPGYHMKHMGLLPTHKCKTVMDVTFIVNKSVTWPGTDWENSPDIRWVTPNNTRWICGYNLWPWLPVRWVGRCTLGFVFAPGRIHKQKISQPVNLPYVKARWSRSVFHWYDYLASIFVPSLGATDIMLRVEALNNFTKQALTDTRRALEALNEEQKQMRKAVLQNRMALDILTASQGGTCALIKMECCVYIPDYSSNVSDALEDMKQQVAAMDFSDSSIWSQISAWYHSGWWKSIIFIIICILLLLCFGPCICQCISEMINKRLLMFSHLQTRPFPSREI; encoded by the coding sequence ATGAGTGTTAATGCATACTTATATTACAAAAATAGATCTGTTTCTTCTCCTAATGATTTTAATCGATTTGAGGGTGACTACTACCAAgtttgggatgaatatttctggatgacccctGAAAAAGGACAGCTACTGACCCCTGCTGACATTTGCTGGGAGCAAAAGACTCATGTACCAACATTTGGAGGCCGAGAATTTCCAGGATATCACATGAAACATATGGGACTATTGCCTACCCACAAATGTAAGACTGTAATGGATGTAACATTTATTGTCAACAAGTCTGTTACTTGGCCAGGGACAGATTGGGAAAATAGCCCTGATATAAGATGGGTAACCCCAAATAACACTCGATGGATTTGTGGATACAACCTTTGGCCCTGGCTCCCTGTAAGATGGGTGGGGAGATGTACCCTAGGGTTTGTGTTTGCCCCTGGGAGAATTCATAAGCAAAAAATTAGTCAACCTGTTAATTTACCTTATGTTAAAGCCCGGTGGTCACGCTCTGTTTTTCATTGGTATGATTATTTAGCCTCAATTTTTGTGCCCTCTTTAGGAGCCACTGATATTATGCTCAGGGTAGAGGCTTTGAACAATTTTACAAAACAAGCTTTGACAGATACTAGAAGAGCTTTAGAGGCtcttaatgaagaacaaaaacagatgagaaaagccgTTCTACAAAATCGTATGGCTCTGGATATTCTAACAGCCTCTCAAGGGGGAACATGTGCCTTAATAAAAATGgagtgttgtgtatatattcctgattattCCTCAAATGTTTCTGATGCTTTAGAAGATATGAAACAACAAGTAGCCGCTAtggatttttctgactccagcATTTGGAGTCAGATATCTGCCTGGTATCATAGTGGTTGGTGGAAatctataattttcatcattatatgcatattgttattgctgtgttttggcccttgcatttgtcaatgcatatctgagatgataaataaaagattgctgATGTTCTCCCATTTGCAAACGCGGCCATTTCCTTCGAGGGAGATATAA